From Coffea arabica cultivar ET-39 chromosome 2e, Coffea Arabica ET-39 HiFi, whole genome shotgun sequence, the proteins below share one genomic window:
- the LOC113737277 gene encoding uncharacterized protein yields the protein MEKLYLMTIIVRRCVDQGDCLENDSAEEECSPTQEEIGCLVARRVLTARVKEDEQLQRENLFYTRCKVSDKVCSLIIDGGSCTNVASLLMVESMGLPTTRNRLQWLSEDGEVRVYKQEFENVFPDEVPDGLPPIRGIEHQIDLIPRALLPNKSTYCMGPEETKELQRQVDGLLGYVVSSQGIKVDESKIEAIKQWLTPKSVADVRSFHGLAGFYRHFVKDFSTIVEPLTAVTKKRIGAVLMQDKSPCAYFSEKLGGAALNYPTYDKELYALVRALETWQHYLRPREFMIHTDHESLKFLKGQLKLSKRHAKWSPHGKYFLHDGFLFYMDKLYVPNSSIRDLLVREAHSGGLMGHFGIVKTLAMLQEHFYWPYMRRDVERMTCLGLKDGSFHSCRKTDDASHIANLFFKEILRLHGMPQTIISDKDVKFLSYFWKTLWLHEAVRVNIEKCTQQYIQQANKHHCKMIFEPGDWVWLHLRKERFSKQRESKLSPRGDGPFRVFQHVNDNAYKLELPGDYNVSATFNVANLNPFLDEDDPDLRTNPSQVEGTDVSMDESSPIDDHVRVPLDPVTHARAKHFKESLQVLVQSVQDQQGVHRNIEGLDVANRVVYILIQAHEMPSDGHACG from the exons ATGGAGAAGTTGTATCTAATGACGATAATTGTGAGGAGATGCGTTGATCAAGGTGACTGCTTGGAGAATGACTCGGCCGAGGAAGAGTGCTCTCCTACTCAAGAGGAAAttggttgcttggtggcacgacgagtgctaaccgcccgagttAAGGAGGATGAGCAGTTACAAAGGGAAAACTTATTTTACACTCGATGTAAGGTAAGTGACAaggtgtgcagtctcatcattgatggtggAAGTTGTACCAATGTAGCAAGTCTACTAATGGTGGAGAGCATGGGGCTTCCTACTACTAGAAatcgactacaatggctaagtgaAGATGGAGAAGtgcgtgtctacaaacag GAATTCGAGAACGTgttccctgatgaggtccctgatggcttaccacccatccGAGGGatcgagcaccaaatcgacctcattcctagAGCACTGTTACCCAACAAATCCACCTACTGCATGGGTCCGGAGGAGACTAAGGAACtacaaaggcaagttgatggcctactag gctatgttgTGAGTTCACAGGGTATCAAAGTAGACGAATCCAAAATTGAGGCCATCAAGCAATGGCTAACGCCCAAGTCCGTCGCAGATGTGCGAAGCTTTCATGGGCTAGCTGGGTTCTACCGGCATTTTGTCAAGGATTTCAGTACCATTGTTGAACCATTGACCGCCGTGACCAAGAAAA GGATTGGAGCTGtactcatgcaagacaagagccCTTGTGCCTACTTTAGCGAGAAGCTCGGAGGTGCCGCATTGAACTACCCCACgtatgacaaggagttgtacgcactaGTGAGAGCCTTGGAGACATGGCAACATTACCTCCGCCCAAGAGAATTCATGATACATACTGACCATGAATCCTTGAAGTTCCTCAAGGGACAACTGAAATTGAGTAAACGGCATGCCAAGTGG agcccgcatggaaaatactttttgcatgatggatttctgtTCTATATGGACAAGTTATAtgtgcctaattcttccattcgtgatctatTGGTtagagaggcacatagtggtggtctcatgggacatTTTGGCATTGTTAAGACTTTAGcaatgttgcaagagcacttttattgGCCATACATGCGAagggatgttgaacgcatg ACTTGTCTAGGTCTCAAAGATGGCTCATTTCATTCCTGCCGtaaaactgatgatgcatctcatattgctaaccTGTTCTTTAAAGAAATTCTGCGTTTACATGGTATGCCTCAAACAATTATTAGTGATAAAGATGTGAagtttttgagttacttttggaagactctgTG gttacatgaagccgttcGAGTCAACATTGAGAAGTGTactcagcaatacatccagcaagctaACAAGCATCAttgcaagatgatttttgaaccTGGAGATTGGGTCTGGCTTCACCTAAGGAAAGAAAGGTTCTCGAAGCAACGCGAAAGCAAGTTGTCTCCAAGGGGTGATGGACCTTTCCGAGTGTTTCAACATGTCAACGACAATGCATACAAgctggagctacctggggactacaatgttagtgcaactTTCAATGTAGCAAACTTGAACCCATTCCTTGACGAGGATGATccagatttaaggacaaatccttctcaagtggaggggactgatgtgagCATGGATGAGTCAAGTCCGATTGATGATCACGTGAGAGTTCCATTGGACCCAGTTACACATGCACGGGCCAAGCATTTCAAAGAATCTCTACAAGTCCTCGTTCAAAGTGTtcaagatcaacaaggggtccataggaacattgaaggcttggatgTGGCTAATCGAGTTGTCTACatattgatccaagcccatgagaTGCCAAGTGATGGCCACGCATGTGGTTAA